The Bubalus kerabau isolate K-KA32 ecotype Philippines breed swamp buffalo chromosome X, PCC_UOA_SB_1v2, whole genome shotgun sequence genome has a segment encoding these proteins:
- the LOC129640363 gene encoding small integral membrane protein 10-like protein 2A, whose amino-acid sequence MAASGALSAAAAAAALSGVAVRLARSAEIRGSYGAFCKGLTRTLITFFDLAWRLRMNFPYFYIVASVMLNVRLQVRIE is encoded by the coding sequence ATGGCGGCGTCGGGGGCTCTGtctgcggcggcggcagcagcggccCTGTCGGGCGTGGCAGTGCGGCTGGCGCGCTCAGCCGAGATACGCGGCTCCTATGGCGCCTTCTGCAAGGGGCTCACGCGCACGTTGATCACCTTCTTCGACCTGGCCTGGCGTCTGCGCATGAACTTCCCCTATTTCTACATCGTGGCCTCGGTGATGCTCAACGTGCGCCTGCAGGTGAGGATCGAGTGA